A single region of the Plutella xylostella chromosome 7, ilPluXylo3.1, whole genome shotgun sequence genome encodes:
- the LOC105389258 gene encoding fibroblast growth factor receptor → MSSIPKICLKLNLAFFIASVFGSMLPPVMIRHPEDVALSTDELRTDEDDHCYLFPSFTLHCKAEGEMVSYTWTKNGLPFNVTNKRIITVADKGSITFKLPNDGDAGTYKCFANNTYGIAASNPAFVRKVWMQKMTTKIQPRYITQNQGYILPCIKIKGWPQPEYYWTKDGGQNAENDYFQSVTKNDNDDLVFSFVNLPKLDKQKNKISNGLYEKEITDLNVFNVFTCVAKNDYYSQDVATYSFHKLDDTRYLYGIKKMVSDAKPRLLYFSGEQEYAVKNQEFDLFCIYSGMPLPQVSWYKNDENLIVDTPRMVLDDTGKKLHFTEVHLKDQANYTCRVNHTFYGKWMNEEQSHSTFLFVNVTPTFKLKPKSINITEGRTVYLTCIVNARPLPKITWSFNANDLNYDSIHNSSDYDLKTLQKEDSLESVLIIRHVNYGHIGNYACNGSNILGYVFDDFYVNVTPRSSARKYVALVAAVFTFFSIYFIISSIKISHHKYKALLLSDGFIIDVESTETRHFDRKNLELQEIIGSGNFGRVHMGDVLLPGLDKQSKIKVAIKTTQENASINARLDLLHELSIMRKLGFHDHVIKLVGACTGQSPVYVIMELLSGSLHQYLVKARTSKHYALPVEDTRSITSQKLMGFAKHIAMGMAHVSSKGIVHRDLATRNVLISEEMICKVADFGLSRDISEKSIYIRHSNTPLPIRWMSPESLSVGESSVKSDVWSFGVLLWELATLGATPYPDKSVGQVRQMIGDGEVMERPTTSQAELYDLMCDCWQFKPTNRPGFSACATTIEALYQMNKNYIRLDFFPENKYYHLTNVEGEIV, encoded by the exons ATGAGCAGTATTCCAAAAATATGTCTTAAATTGAATTTGGCATTTTTTATCGCGAGTGTTTTTG GTTCAATGCTCCCTCCTGTTATGATTCGACACCCAGAGGACGTTGCGTTGAGCACAGATGAATTAAGGACAGATGAAGATGATCACTGTTATCTCTTTCCTTCCTTCACTCTTCACTGTAAGGCAGAGGGAGAAATGGTAAG CTACACCTGGACAAAAAATGGTCTTCCTTTTAATGTTACGAATAAACGTATAATCACAGTCGCTGACAAAGGCAGCATAACGTTTAAATTGCCAAATGACGGTGATGCTGGCACATACAAGTGCTTTGCCAATAACACCTATGGAATCGCTGCATCCAATCCTGCATTTGTCAGAAAAGTGTGGATGCAAAAGATGACAACCAAAATTCAACCAAGATACATAACTCAGAACCAAGGTTATATTTTGCCATGCATCAAAATCAAGGGCTGGCCCCAACCCGAATATTACTGGACAAAAGACGGAGGCCAAAACGCTGAAAACGATTATTTTCAAAGTGTAACTAAAAACGACAACGACGATTTAGTATTTTCATTCGTGAATTTACCTAAATTAGataaacaaaagaataaaatatcaaatggATTGTATGAAAAAGAAATAACTGATTTGAATGTATTTAACGTTTTCACTTGCGTTGCCAAAAACGATTACTACAGCCAAGATGTCGCCACATACAGCTTTCATAAATTAGACGACACCAGATATCTATATGG aataaaaaaaatggtatCAGATGCAAAACCCAGACTCCTATACTTCTCCGGCGAGCAAGAATACGCTGTAAAAAACCAAGAATTTGATTTATTCTGCATTTACTCCGGAAT GCCCCTTCCACAAGTTTCCTGGTACAAAAACGATGAGAATTTGATTGTAGACACTCCTCGGATGGTTCTAGATGACACTGGAAAGAAATTACATTTCACAGAAGTTCACCTCAAAGACCAGGCTAACTACACTTGCCGTGTGAATCATACGTTTTATGGCAAATGGATGAATGAGGAACAAAGCCACAGTACTTTTCTTTTTGTAAATg TGACTCcaacatttaaattaaaaccaaaaagtATTAATATAACTGAAGGGAGAACTGTGTATCTGACTTGCATAGTCAACGCAAGACCATTGCCAAAAATAACTTGGTCGTTTAACGCAAATGATTTGAATTATGATTCCATTCATAATAGCAGCGATTACGATTTGAAAACTTTACAAAAAGAGGACTCTTTGGAATCGGTGCTAATTATCAGACATGTAAATTATGGGCATATAGGAAACTATGCGTGTAATGGTTCCAATATTCTTGGTTATGTATTCGATGATTTCTACGTTAACGTGA CACCAAGAAGCTCTGCCAGAAAATATGTTGCGCTTGTTGCAGCAGTCTTTACCTTCTTCAGTATTTATTTCATCATTTcttctataaaaataagtcaTCATAAATATAAAGCGTTACTA ttaTCGGATGGTTTTATCATTGATGTGGAATCAACAGAGACACGCCATTTTGACCGGAAAAATCTGGAACTTCAAGAAATTATTGGATCAGGCAACTTTGGCAGAGTCCATATGGGCGATGTCTTATTGCCAGGATTGG acAAACAATCTAAGATAAAAGTGGCCATAAAGACCACACAGGAGAACGCCAGCATTAACGCTCGCTTGGACTTGCTGCACGAACTCAGTATCATGAGGAAGCTTGGTTTCCACGACCATGTCATCAAGTTAGTTGGGGCGTGCACTGGACag TCTCCAGTCTATGTCATCATGGAATTACTGAGTGGGTCGTTACATCAATACCTAGTAAAGGCTAGGACCAGCAAACATTACGCCTTGCCAGTAGAAGATACTAGATCCATTACATCACAGAAACTAATGGGATTTGCCAAACACATAGCGATGGGTATGGCACACGTTAGCTCAAAAGGA ATAGTACACCGTGATTTGGCGACAAGAAATGTTCTCATAAGTGAAGAAATGATTTGCAAAGTCGCTGATTTCGGACTTTCCCGTGATATTTCTGAAAAGTCAATTTACATTCGTCATAGCAACACTCCACTTCCTATCAG ATGGATGTCTCCGGAGTCACTGTCGGTTGGAGAGTCGAGTGTGAAGTCGGATGTGTGGAGCTTTGGGGTGCTTCTCTGGGAACTGGCCACGCTGGGGGCTACGCCGTACCCCGACAAGAGTGTGGGGCAAGTGCGGCAGATG ATTGGTGATGGTGAAGTGATGGAACGACCAACTACAAGCCAAGCGGAGTTATACGATCTCATGTGTGATTGCTGGCAGTTCAAACCAACCAATAGACCTGGATTCAGTGCTTGCGCCACTACCATAGAAGCCTTATACCagatgaataaaaattatatccGTTTGGATTTTTTCCCTGAAAATAAGTATTATCATCTCACAAATGTTGAAGGTGAGATTGTTTAG